Proteins encoded by one window of Lathyrus oleraceus cultivar Zhongwan6 chromosome 1, CAAS_Psat_ZW6_1.0, whole genome shotgun sequence:
- the LOC127084212 gene encoding classical arabinogalactan protein 1 — translation MSFFNLNLSLMIVALLLLSTAMAQSPTKSQPPRKAISPSPAAVTQSPASSPTPGSSPPEPSLSAPAISPSSISSPPSEAPGPASNAVVLNRMSVAAGSALMILVAVLIL, via the coding sequence ATGTCTTTCTTCAACTTGAACTTGTCTTTAATGATTGTGGCTTTATTATTATTGAGCACTGCAATGGCTCAATCTCCAACCAAATCACAGCCACCAAGGAAAGCAATATCTCCGTCACCTGCTGCCGTTACTCAATCACCGGCGTCTTCTCCAACTCCCGGAAGTTCTCCTCCCGAACCATCTCTTTCTGCTCCGGCGATCTCTCCTTCCTCCATCTCCTCTCCACCATCCGAAGCACCAGGACCTGCTTCCAATGCTGTCGTTTTGAACAGAATGTCAGTAGCTGCTGGATCTGCACTTATGATTCTCGTAGCTGTTTTGATCTTGTAG